A single Bufo bufo chromosome 6, aBufBuf1.1, whole genome shotgun sequence DNA region contains:
- the LOC121003887 gene encoding zinc finger protein 518A-like, translating into MRSPNKDFFGDVEGTSSSKDAIWDFSGGAFATGEPNTLSSSFSLNERIMHGIEENTEASINLSQEDVALSDMVETASKSPCKKQTARKSLAKGNLNDLGSLDEENADIKTEPNLDDDSVNTSAKVLHFFCQKCKNGIRYSPNDLQKHFLISHNGELPLYPCEMCNVTANDFQAFKQHRKTHRSALVKCEICNNDYLYTLLDLTKHFTVKHCVNGRFNCSKCRFSTIDVGTFVQHIHRHNGIEYACQKCNHISYSKIEFQRHLQGHSTILPFSCQYCSYSAMRKDFIVKHILARHREQIHTRDDIVHDSSKAQMAQPNAGVKLVLKKYQPESQDNSPWRHDPVQDKIGDGNDNTSGFQHKFLEKNQLPKDFPRYNTASEQTVNDGLSSVTTIKCNKDDASTQGNMGLLQNAVHGPTVLMVKNNKITVPANYTATFVGYKMVNGKQNLVIKLLPTNKQATNTTQPSPSPQSSNSLPRFSQGSMHGSYGSPNTNRSVPSYKPPSVPASTPAAPADRQPGTLRNLTTALGSLMARKNESMSKLAASASRQHYNEPIHKNVNTVNKRNAPSASDFVQKIKEEPGEYNINEQQFFDNDHTYESSSDRINPSSGSSRLTIDPTTGFLVRPQQNDVSGPKPKIFYGNKNFNTMLRASAPSGLGNFSGTSPNYISKNDFLLRNAQMNVRMPRLAEMNKPENISFMPRITSVFSLQNRPSDPKPVAKNTYLHNMLQDNKRLNDKFGMANSQSPHPVSNAFAFPKQPLSSSVQPLSTPIAKFDSHLQNGNSPSAVFLKQEPVSPGSSIKPTHPSRVSELLKTHSDAIVNQQLAKDKMSCVAKPSSGPTPLQLYHNPQLSGMSQGNPILYPSGSNRFVLPIVPTSQSGLKIISSQTNASSSATFSASNRFNAPVMVNTKPGMVLTIANGPFGTIRNVTNGSPQVIGTVNNLGKMALPRLPRPTVPHVFKPNVSTSNIPANIVSGSAVGGKLPINLNVLQYCLNSDGSRTQAGSLEANKHPDSLQKQPVYAILPDGKQAVLLNYVLPKTVSTNTQKPVQLNRTNQKLLPKKPDDMQQPAVLKRRSELSLTPSASVKEEDISALDGYGGSGSTNKLSNLDYLQNKHAERNPCLRSSSSAPQTEESLSNDDSLSQPSSSGVSKVSKVKCKQSNVNLSNFKNKNCKRRISDAGSYEADFEFKTKKRVVDVLVDVPRKQMLHRKCKAKSYAGEVEVESLPEDLTPTPPKEVVRTLRLYPFNPNQPIKYPRRDQPVVVLNHPDADVPEVVNLMRTISKFNGHVLKVSLSKRTLEALLESRLLNCADGLTGRRHRRAKPVSPVKERFVLKLTLKKTSKNNYKIVKNTPPNRLQAKFNCWFCGRIFDNQDEWVGHGQRHLMEATKDWNTLF; encoded by the coding sequence ATGAGATCACCAAATAAAGACTTTTTTGGTGACGTGGAAGGAACTTCATCTTCAAAAGATGCTATATGGGACTTCAGCGGAGGCGCTTTTGCTACTGGGGAACCAAACACTCTGTCCTCATCGTTTTCACTAAATGAAAGGATCATGCATGGAATAGAGGAAAACACAGAAGCCTCAATAAATCTGTCACAGGAAGATGTTGCTTTAAGCGACATGGTTGAGACGGCCTCCAAGTCGCCATGCAAGAAACAGACAGCCAGAAAATCATTGGCTAAAGGAAATCTAAATGACCTCGGCAGTCTCGATGAGGAAAATGCAGACATTAAAACAGAACCAAACCTAGATGACGATTCTGTCAATACATCTGCAAAGGTCCTTCACTTCTTTTGCCAGAAATGCAAAAACGGAATTCGGTATAGTCCCAACGATCTTCAAAAACACTTTCTTATAAGTCACAACGGAGAGCTGCCACTCTATCCCTGTGAAATGTGTAACGTCACCGCAAATGATTTTCAGGCCTTTAAACAGCATAGAAAAACTCACCGGAGTGCACTGGTAAAATGTGAAATCTGTAACAATGACTATTTATATACCTTGTTGGACTTAACAAAGCATTTCACAGTCAAGCATTGTGTTAATGGCCGCTTCAACTGTTCAAAATGCAGATTTTCTACCATAGATGTTGGAACGTTTGTTCAACACATTCACAGACACAATGGAATAGAGTACGCTTGTCAAAAATGCAATCACATCAGTTACTCTAAAATAGAGTTTCAGAGACATCTTCAGGGACACAGTACCATTTTACCATTTAGCTGTCAGTACTGCAGTTACAGTGCTATGCGGAAAGACTTTATAGTGAAACACATTTTAGCAAGGCACAGAGAACAGATTCACACAAGAGACGATATTGTACACGACAGTTCTAAGGCACAGATGGCCCAGCCAAATGCCGGAGTGAAGCTGGTCTTAAAGAAATATCAGCCTGAAAGTCAGGATAATTCACCCTGGAGGCATGACCCCGTCCAGGATAAGATTGGAGACGGTAACGATAACACTAGCGGGTTTCAGCATAAATTCTTAGAGAAAAACCAACTTCCAAAAGACTTTCCAAGATATAACACTGCATCGGAGCAAACTGTAAATGACGGACTGTCTTCTGTGACCACAATCAAGTGTAACAAAGACGATGCAAGCACTCAGGGTAACATGGGCCTCTTACAAAATGCCGTCCATGGCCCAACTGTACTGATGGTGAAGAACAATAAAATTACAGTGCCAGCAAATTACACTGCAACCTTCGTGGGCTACAAGATGGTCAACGGGAAACAAAACCTTGTTATTAAATTATTGCCGACAAATAAGCAGGCAACAAATACTACCCAACCGTCACCATCACCTCAGTCATCAAACAGTTTGCCGCGTTTCTCTCAGGGCTCTATGCACGGATCATATGGGTCACCTAACACTAATCGGTCAGTGCCATCGTATAAACCACCATCAGTTCCGGCTTCTACACCTGCGGCTCCAGCAGACAGACAACCTGGGACATTACGAAACTTAACAACGGCACTTGGTTCTCTGATGGCGAGGAAAAACGAATCGATGTCTAAGCTAGCTGCTTCAGCTAGCAGGCAACATTATAATGAACCAatacataaaaatgtaaataCTGTCAATAAAAGGAATGCGCCCTCTGCTTCTGATTTTGTGCAGAAGATTAAAGAAGAGCCGGGTGAATACAACATAAACGAGCAGCAGTTTTTCGACAATGATCACACGTATGAATCATCCAGCGATAGAATAAACCCATCTTCTGGATCATCTCGCCTAACCATAGACCCAACTACTGGTTTCTTGGTCAGACCCCAGCAGAATGACGTCAGTGGGCCAAAACCTAAGATCTTTTACGGCAACAAAAACTTTAACACAATGTTGCGTGCTTCAGCACCAAGTGGTCTTGGGAATTTCTCTGGAACAAGTCCCAACTATATTTCTAAAAATGACTTTTTACTAAGAAATGCTCAAATGAACGTCAGAATGCCAAGGTTAGCAGAGATGAATAAGCCTGAAAATATATCCTTCATGCCAAGAATTACATCAGTATTCTCTTTACAAAATCGGCCATCGGACCCAAAACCGGTTGCAAAAAATACTTACCTACACAACATGCTGCAGGACAATAAAAGGTTAAATGATAAATTTGGCATGGCTAACTCCCAAAGCCCACATCCTGTCAGTAATGCCTTTGCTTTTCCAAAGCAACCGCTGTCAAGCTCGGTACAACCCTTGTCGACCCCTATTGCAAAATTTGACAGCCATCTACAAAATGGTAATTCACCTTCAGCTGTATTTTTAAAACAGGAACCAGTATCTCCTGGATCCAGTATTAAACCTACTCACCCCTCAAGAGTAAGTGAGCTTCTGAAAACGCACTCTGATGCAATAGTTAACCAGCAACTGGCAAAAGACAAAATGAGCTGTGTGGCAAAACCTTCAAGCGGTCCAACACCTTTACAGCTATATCATAATCCACAACTTTCTGGAATGTCACAAGGAAACCCTATCTTGTATCCTTCAGGTTCTAATAGGTTTGTGCTGCCGATCGTACCGACCAGCCAATCTGGCTTGAAAATTATTTCAAGTCAGACAAATGCGTCCAGCTCTGCAACATTTTCTGCTAGCAACAGATTTAATGCTCCAGTCATGGTCAATACAAAACCTGGCATGGTATTAACCATCGCCAATGGACCTTTTGGTACCATACGAAATGTGACCAACGGAAGCCCGCAGGTGATTGGTACAGTGAACAATTTAGGCAAAATGGCCCTTCCTAGATTACCACGCCCTACtgtaccccatgtttttaaaccaAATGTGAGCACTTCAAATATTCCTGCTAATATTGTTTCTGGTTCGGCTGTAGGAGGTAAGCTTCCAATAAACTTAAATGTCCTTCAGTATTGTTTAAATTCAGATGGTTCGAGAACACAAGCTGGGAGTTTAGAAGCGAATAAACATCCTGACTCACTCCAGAAACAGCCAGTGTATGCCATCTTACCTGATGGAAAACAAGCAGTACTTTTGAATTATGTTTTACCAAAAACTGTGTCTACAAATACCCAGAAACCTGTTCAACTGAACCGAACCAACCAGAAACTCCTACCAAAGAAACCTGATGACATGCAGCAACCTGCTGTCTTGAAGAGAAGAAGTGAACTAAGTCTTACTCCGTCGGCATCAGTTaaggaggaggacatcagtgcccTTGATGGATATGGGGGTAGTGGATCTACAAACAAATTGAGCAATTTAGATTATTTGCAGAATAAGCATGCAGAAAGAAATCCTTGCCTGAGATCTAGTTCTAGTGCTCCTCAAACAGAAGAATCTTTATCAAACGATGATTCACTTTCACAACCTTCTTCATCAGGTGTTTCAAAGGTATCTAAAGTGAAATGTAAGCAAAGTAACGTGAATCTGTCAAACTTTAAAAATAAGAATTGTAAACGAAGGATATCAGATGCTGGCAGCTATGAAGCCGACTTTGAGTTTAAGACGAAGAAAAGAGTGGTTGATGTCTTGGTGGATGTACCACGAAAGCAAATGCTTCATAGAAAATGTAAGGCAAAGTCTTATGCAGGTGAAGTGGAAGTGGAGAGTCTTCCAGAGGATCTGACACCAACACCTCCTAAGGAAGTTGTAAGGACATTGAGACTTTATCCTTTCAACCCTAATCAACCTATAAAGTATCCACGAAGGGATCAGCCAGTTGTCGTGTTGAACCATCCAGATGCCGATGTTCCCGAAGTTGTTAACTTGATGAGAACCATCTCAAAATTCAATGGACATGTTCTAAAAGTGTCACTTTCCAAAAGAACACTTGAAGCCCTTTTAGAGTCAAGGCTGTTGAATTGTGCTGATGGACTAActggaagacgtcatcggcgggcAAAACCCGTGAGCCCCGTAAAAGAGAGATTTGTTCTTAAGTTAACCTTAAAGAAAACAAGTAAGAACAATTACAAAATTGTGAAAAATACACCTCCGAACAGGCTTCAAGCAAAATTCAACTGCTGGTTTTGCGGTCGAATATTCGACAATCAGGATGAATGGGTTGGACACGGCCAAAGACATCTAATGGAAGCCACAAAAGATTGGAACACCTTGTTTTAG